From Terriglobales bacterium, one genomic window encodes:
- a CDS encoding hemerythrin domain-containing protein, translating to MLRDKNLVPLSRQHHNALALCVRILRAIESGEVDLKAWQGEIRQEFEQEVSSHFEAEESVLFVEAARFQELQPLVRTLLGQHSVLRGYFSKAANGDLTAGDLKVFAEILSSHIRTEERDLFESCQRLMAAAQLASLGGKLNDALESLEGRQCSIPSPATRLRPKRRP from the coding sequence GTGCTTCGCGACAAAAACCTGGTGCCGCTCTCCCGCCAGCACCACAATGCACTGGCGCTCTGTGTTCGCATCCTTCGTGCAATCGAGTCAGGTGAAGTTGATCTTAAGGCCTGGCAGGGGGAGATCAGGCAGGAGTTCGAGCAGGAGGTCAGCAGCCACTTTGAGGCCGAAGAAAGCGTGCTTTTTGTGGAAGCTGCCAGGTTTCAGGAGCTGCAACCGCTGGTTCGTACATTGCTGGGCCAGCATTCGGTGCTGCGCGGGTACTTTTCTAAGGCAGCAAATGGCGACCTGACAGCGGGCGACTTGAAGGTTTTTGCCGAAATCCTGTCATCCCATATACGAACCGAAGAGCGCGATCTCTTTGAAAGCTGCCAGCGGCTGATGGCAGCCGCCCAACTTGCCTCGCTCGGGGGCAAATTGAATGATGCTCTGGAGAGCCTTGAGGGCCGCCAATGCTCAATTCCGAGCCCCGCTACGCGGCTTCGGCCAAAGCGACGGCCTTGA